The proteins below are encoded in one region of Oryzias melastigma strain HK-1 linkage group LG9, ASM292280v2, whole genome shotgun sequence:
- the rp2 gene encoding protein XRP2 yields the protein MGCFYSKKSKRKSGGKEEHTSTGETNAVPLGNNTEEAPKQYSWDKREKVDPSHYTLKGLKDVTVGRLSGTLNGEQFVIQECENCNIFVFDHSATITIDDCINCRIVLGPVKGSVFFRDCKEIKCVVACQQFRTRDCQKMDVFLCCATQPIIESSTGMKFGCFQYFYPELAFHFKDAGLSIFNNNWSNIHDFTPVSGENNWSLLPEASSVLDFVPLPDPESDFKSVRISAEPSRSIVPLTKGGRRKESEESCLFVFFAGEYTTANARKLIDEAVAKGFVLIQTKEVLMRPEDVKRVFQNSGDDIVEWITKGPVVALELNGDGVVEACRNIASEVFSGTKVFVSDNKNTSTRDVDNFFNFADMQMGF from the exons ATGGGGTGTTTCTATTCGAAGAAATCCAAAAGAAAGTCGGGGGGAAAAGAAGAGCATACCTCGACGGGCGAAACTAACGCGGTTCCCCTTGGCAACAACACCGAGGAAGCACCGAAGCAGTACAGCTGGGATAAAAGAGAAAAG GTTGACCCGAGTCACTATACGCTGAAAGGACTCAAAGACGTCACAGTGGGGCGTCTTTCCGGCACATTAAACGGGGAACAGTTTGTCATCCAAGAGTGCGAGAACTGCAACATCTTTGTGTTCGATCACTCTGCGACCATCACCATCGACGACTGCATCAACTGTCGCATTGTGCTGGGACCAGTGAAGGGAAGTGTCTTCTTCAGGGACTGCAAAGAGATCAAGTGTGTGGTGGCCTGTCAGCAGTTCCGCACACGGGACTGTCAAAAGATGGACGTGTTCCTGTGCTGCGCCACTCAGCCCATCATCGAGTCTTCCACGGGAATGAAATTCGGCTGCTTTCAGTACTTCTACCCCGAACTGGCCTTTCACTTTAAGGACGCCGGGCTGAGCATATTCAACAACAACTGGAGCAACATCCACGACTTCACGCCGGTGTCGGGGGAGAACAACTGGAGCCTACTACCGGAGGCGTCTTCCGTTCTGGATTTTGTTCCGTTGCCAGATCCAGAGTCCGACTTCAAGTCTGTCCGGATCTCTGCAGAACCTTCTCGGAGTATCGTCCCTCTGACGAAGGGAGGGAGGCGGAAGGAGAGTGAGGAGTCCTGTCTCTTTGTGTTCTTTGCTGGAGAATACACCACAGCAAACGCCCGCAAACTGATAGATGAG gcaGTGGCTAAAGGTTTTGTTCTGATCCAGACAAAGGAGGTCCTGATGCGGCCTGAAGATGTGAAGAGAGTGTTCCAGAACAGTGGAGATGATATTGTGGAGTGGATCACCAAAG GTCCTGTTGTTGCTCTGGAGCTGAACGGTGATGGAGTGGTGGAGGCCTGCAGGAACATCGCCAGTGAAGTCTTTAGTGGCACCAAG gTTTTTGTCTCTGACAACAAAAATACTTCAACTCGAGACGTGGACAACTTCTTCAACTTCGCCGACATGCAGATGGGATTTTAA